One region of Salvia miltiorrhiza cultivar Shanhuang (shh) chromosome 3, IMPLAD_Smil_shh, whole genome shotgun sequence genomic DNA includes:
- the LOC131018189 gene encoding glutathione S-transferase T3-like, whose product MDPRNFFEDSQNFSNSQDYYPNLDNIDSQVFGSGSNPQFPYDLTRENSTPENIHPTNTNTSSGPKGWNDQEDLALMYAWCTCSSDPIVGTNQNKATLWKRIQAMYEESRADNSLLMGEKRSIESLRNRYKRLNANVTKWVGAYEEAYARKSSGMSDADIEKEAQIFYGTTKFTHYEVFEKVMRHHPNWELKLGTERTRARAVDDEDDVDEDRGSSKKSRTTEEDENPNNSTSETPVSETSTIRRPAGRDKAKAKRKGKAKMSQQSIISEDFTAELQALRIVREKETDAINRMGEIRMQSTLMMSKWNVLNTLLGKNNLSPQEESMKNRLMAELFP is encoded by the coding sequence ATGGATCCTAGAAATTTTTTTGAGGATTCTCAAAATTTCTCAAACTCGCAAGATTATTATCCTAATCTTGATAATATTGATAGCCAAGTTTTTGGATCTGGTTCAAACCCTCAATTTCCATATGATCTCACTCGTGAAAATTCCACTCCAGAAAATATCCACCccacaaacacaaacacctCCAGCGGTCCGAAAGGTTGGAATGATCAAGAAGATTTGGCGCTCATGTATGCTTGGTGTACTTGTAGCTCGGATCCAATTGTTGGCACTAATCAAAATAAGGCCACTTTATGGAAACGCATTCAAGCAATGTATGAAGAATCTCGGGCTGACAACTCGCTATTAATGGGAGAGAAAAGAAGCATAGAGTCATTGAGAAATCGTTACAAGAGGTTGAATGCGAATGTAACTAAGTGGGTGGGTGCATATGAGGAAGCATATGCTAGAAAAAGTAGCGGCATGTCTGATGCAGATATTGAGAAGGAAGCACAAATTTTTTATGGAACAACTAAGTTTACGCACTATGAGGTTTTTGAAAAAGTCATGCGTCATCATCCGAATTGGGAGCTGAAGTTGGGCACTGAGCGTACGCGTGCCCGTGcagttgatgatgaagatgatgttGACGAAGATCGTGGCAGTTCCAAAAAATCAAGAACCACCGAGGAAGATGAGAATCCAAACAACTCCACCTCTGAAACTCCTGTAAGTGAAACTTCAACAATCCGTCGTCCTGCTGGTAGAGATAAAGCAAAAgcaaaaaggaaaggaaaagcTAAAATGTCACAACAGTCGATTATTTCTGAGGATTTTACTGCAGAACTTCAAGCCCTGAGGATCGTACGTGAGAAGGAAACTGATGCAATTAACAGAATGGGAGAAATTAGGATGCAATCCACTTTGATGATGTCAAAATGGAATGTGCTTAACACGTTGCTGGGTAAAAATAACTTATCTCCTCAAGAAGAGTCCATGAAAAATCGACTTATGGCAGAATTATTTCCATAA
- the LOC131017178 gene encoding probable disease resistance protein At1g58602 isoform X1: MMLNCLLGQFGSSRNMSEALLLSVIQKLDINYGDDTKTKEIIKEQMERVIKDMREIVDIVRDKKLEEGRSLNFLVSDLVDMADDALDLCKQHVTYYRDYESIHSWIGEIKKQMLKLGDNGVETESNIRSSENVDAVGLEEDVQMLLRKRIIGGEDDLKTILIKGMCGSGKTTLAREIYNHATVIERFEHRAWVSNSTYFTLKELLFKLIQQVDPQNLHTSSLLENMDNRRLRDMLCQHLQGTRYFIVLDDMPKQMHLESFLEALPDEDNRSRLLLTSHTIHKDIDVDNEDVHEMKFLDSEKSWQLFLKTINHGNKLTGEHKFPKSLEHMGKQMLRKCDGLPLAIKEVGKQLAEKKVSTGKEWEQLLESVDFGSTLKLLEPFYHKLDPKLDSCFMYMSFFKQSTTLREEKLREIWVAGGVVSTSNYKSYLDGLINESVIQVQDKRTAYRMNALLHMLSIQKAEEKLGLEILRNNENNLPPQSPRHHRVIICSRDKFNYSTDQDKHLVSLFFHGGGYLDTSPSYWKSFEQLKILDFEDFGLKILPESIGTLIELRYLGLRNNYIQELPDSLGCLKKLEVFDIAQNFMVEVPDIVWELCSLRHFYLSNLICRKPLKIDTLPNLETLTYVSVDNWTYELSISNMSTSLKKLGIQELDENSDVSKLFVSLAMVESLKHLILRGYRFRSMPCLDELGIIKRLDTLKLDGLLVRLPRSFPRYLKSLTLVNSCLDEDPMPLLGKLSNLKYLKLRNAYTGQQMVILHSGFPRLKVLFIEELWNLRNVQCGKGAMRWLQRLEIHDCPDLDTLPEEIVSFKFLKEIKMVTTKIIAAKIKNSDLISEIMIVNLNP; the protein is encoded by the exons ATGATGTTAAATTGCCTATTAGGGCAGTTTGGTTCAAGCAGAAACATGTCGGAGGCTCTCCTCTTATCGGTGATACAGAAGCTAGACATTAATTATGGAGATGACACGAAAACAAAGGAGATTATAAAAGAGCAAATGGAAAGGGTAATTAAAGATATGAGAGAGATTGTGGATATTGTGAGGGATAAGAAATTGGAAGAGGGGAGAAGCCTAAATTTTTTGGTATCTGACCTTGTCGACATGGCTGACGATGCTCTCGACCTTTGCAAACAACACGTAACATATTATAGAGACTATGAGTCCATCCATAGTTGGATCGGGGAGATCAAAAAGCAGATGCTTAAACTGGGAGATAATGGGGTGGAGACAGAGTCCAACATCAGATCATCAGAAAATGTTGATGCGGTGGGCTTGGAGGAAGATGTGCAAATGCTGCTTCGCAAAAGGATTATTGGTGGGGAAGATGACCTGAAGACTATTCTTATCAAAGGGATGTGTGGTAGTGGAAAGACAACTCTTGCCAGAGAGATATACAATCATGCAACCGTCATTGAGCGATTCGAGCATCGTGCTTGGGTATCTAATTCTACTTACTTCACTCTTAAAGAGCTACTTTTCAAACTAATACAACAGGTAGATCCTCAGAATCTCCATACATCTTCCTTATTGGAGAATATGGACAATCGAAGGCTTCGAGATATGCTTTGTCAACACCTGCAAGGAACGCGATATTTTATAGTTCTCGATGACATGCCCAAACAAATGCACTTGGAGTctttcttggaagctcttccaGATGAAG ACAATAGAAGTAGATTGCTCCTCACAAGTCACACGATCCATAAGGACATAGACGTAGACAACGAAGATGTTCATGAGATGAAATTTTTGGATTCTGAGAAGAGCTGGCAATTGTTCTTGAAAACAATAAACCATGGCAATAAATTGACGGGTGAACACAAATTCCCAAAGTCCTTGGAGCATATGGGAAAACAAATGTTGAGAAAATGTGACGGTCTGCCATTAGCTATAAAAGAGGTGGGAAAGCAGTTAGCAGAAAAGAAAGTCTCAACGGGGAAAGAATGGGAGCAACTTCTTGAATCAGTTGATTTTGGTTCAACACTGAAGTTATTGGAACCATTTTATCATAAATTGGATCCCAAACTGGATTCATGTTTCATGTATATGTCCTTCTTTAAGCAAAGTACAACTTTGAGGGAGGAAAAATTGAGAGAGATTTGGGTTGCTGGAGGAGTGGTTTCAACATCTAACTATAAATCATATTTAGATGGTTTAATCAATGAATCTGTTATTCAAGTCCAGGACAAGCGCACGGCGTATCGCATGAATGCTCTGCTACACATGCTATCCATCCAAAAAGCTGAGGAGAAACTAGGTTTGGAGATCCTAAGGAACAATGAAAATAATCTTCCTCCTCAGAGTCCTCGTCATCATCGTGTTATCATTTGTAGCAGAGACAAGTTCAACTACTCCACGGATCAAGATAAACATCttgtttctctcttcttccatggaGGTGGCTACTTGGACACTAGTCCGTCTTATTGGAAGAGCTTTGAACAACTTAAGATACTTGACTTTGAAGATTTTGGGTTGAAGATTTTACCGGAAAGTATTGGCACATTGATTGAATTACGATACTTGGGATTGAGAAACAATTACATACAAGAGCTCCCAGACTCGTTGGGGTGCTTGAAAAAGCTTGAGGTTTTTGACATAGCTCAAAACTTTATGGTGGAGGTGCCAGATATTGTATGGGAATTGTGTAGCCTTCGCCACTTCTACTTATCTAATTTGATTTGCAGGAAGCCTTTGAAGATAGACACGCTACCTAACCTGGAGACCTTAACCTACGTCTCGGTTGATAATTGGACATATGAGCTCTCGATCTCAAATATGTCTACTTCTCTTAAGAAATTGGGCATACAAGAATTGGATGAAAACTCAGATGTAAGCAAGCTCTTTGTGTCATTGGCTATGGTGGAGAGTCTTAAACACCTAATCTTAAGAGGGTATCGTTTCAGAAGCATGCCTTGTTTGGACGAGCTTGGTATTATAAAGAGGCTCGATACACTCAAATTGGATGGACTCCTTGTTAGGCTTCCAAGAAGTTTCCCTCGATATCTTAAATCATTGACGTTGGTTAATAGTTGTCTTGATGAAGATCCCATGCCACTACTAGGAAAGTTGTCCAATCTAAAATACCTCAAATTGCGGAACGCATACACTGGTCAACAAATGGTGATCTTGCACAGCGGCTTCCCTCGTCTCAAAGTCTTGTTCATCGAAGAGTTGTGGAATCTGAGAAATGTACAATGTGGAAAAGGTGCAATGCGTTGGCTCCAGAGATTAGAAATCCACGATTGTCCAGATCTGGATACCCTCCCGGAAGAGATTGTGTCGTTCAAATTTTTGAAGGAGATAAAGATGGTGACAACCAAAATCATTGCAGCAAAGATCAAGAATTCTGACTTAATCTCCGAAATAATGATTGTGAATCTCAATCCATGA
- the LOC131017176 gene encoding putative disease resistance RPP13-like protein 2 isoform X2, producing MSEALLLSVIQELDDYLENNPPRGKEHLYQIWANREMERVIKEMREIVDIVRDKKLEEGRILNFFLSDLIYMANYILFLSKYNRYIYYKSILSWIGEIKKQMLKLGDDESNMRSSENVDDDVDVVGFKEEVEMLIHTRIIGKALESKKSMFKTVVIKGMSGSGKTTLAREIYNHPTVKKHFERRAWVSNSTHITLKELFIKLIQQVKDYPKNRYTSTSLENMSTQRLQGMVCQLLQGKRYLIVLDDVPKQMHLKSFLNALPKEIQASRCLFTSHMRHIYGHRCT from the exons ATGTCGGAGGCCCTCCTCTTGTCGGTGATACAGGAGCTGGACGATTATCTAGAGAACAATCCCCCCAGAGGAAAAGAACATTTATATCAGATATGGGCTAATCGGGAAATGGAAAGAGTAAttaaagagatgagagagattGTGGATATTGTGAGGGATAAGAAATTGGAAGAGGGGAGaatcctcaatttttttttatctgacCTCATTTACATGGCTAACTATATTCTCTTCCTTTCCAAATATAACCGTTATATTTACTATAAGTCCATCCTTAGTTGGATTGGAGAGATCAAGAAGCAGATGCTGAAACTGGGAGATGATGAGTCCAACATGAGATCATCAGAAAATGTTGATGATGATGTAGATGTTGTGGGCTTCAAGGAAGAAGTGGAAATGCTGATTCATACAAGGATTATTGGGAAAGCATTAGAAAGTAAGAAATCTATGTTCAAGACTGTTGTTATCAAAGGGATGTCTGGTAGTGGAAAGACAACTCTTGCGAGAGAGATATACAACCATCCAACCGTCAAGAAGCACTTCGAGCGCCGCGCTTGGGTATCTAATTCTACTCACATCACTCTTAAAGAACTATTTATCAAACTAATACAACAGGTAAAAGATTATCCTAAGAATCGTTATACATCTACGTCATTGGAGAATATGAGCACCCAGAGGCTCCAAGGTATGGTTTGCCAACTCCTGCAAGGAAAGCGATATTTGATAGTTCTCGATGACGTGCCCAAACAAATGCACTTGAAGTCATTCTTGAATGCTCTTCCAAAAGAAA TCCAGGCAAGTAGATGCTTGTTCACAAGTCACATGAGGCATATATATGGACATAGATGTACGTGA
- the LOC131017179 gene encoding uncharacterized protein LOC131017179 — protein MLGSIDCMHWEWKNCPTAWAGQYTGRSGKTTIILEAVASQDLWIWHAFFGTPGSRNDINVLHQSPVFKDILEGRAPKVSYVVNGHEKDMGYYLTDGIYPSWAAFVKSVNGPQTRKHQLFAQHQEAARKDVERAFGVLQARFNFIKRPCLMWDRDMMGKVMLACIIMHNMIVEDERHTYLNYCDPTEFMEVRRFNSQSEDVEANDDPNFEFSTERIASLASYMRNRTQLRNREAHNALKNDLIEHIWQKFGDDN, from the coding sequence ATGCTTGGTAGtattgattgcatgcattgggaaTGGAAAAATTGCCCTACTGCATGGGCTGGGCAATATACAGGAAGAAGCGGTAAGACAACAATCATCTTGGAAGCAGTCGCATCTCAAGACCTATGGATCTGGCACGCATTTTTTGGAACTCCAGGTTCAAGAAATGATATCAATGTGCTTCACCAATCGCCTGTTTTCAAAGATATATTGGAAGGTCGAGCACCAAAGGTTAGTTATGTGGTAAATGGCCATGAAAAAGATATGGGATATTATCTCACTGATGGTATATATCCTTCATGGGCAGCATTTGTCAAATCTGTTAATGGTCCACAAACTCGAAAACATCAACTGTTTGCTCAACATCAAGAGGCTGCTCGAAAAGATGTTGAGCGTGCATTTGGAGTTTTACAAGCTCGTTTCAATTTTATCAAACGACCATGTCTCATGTGGGATCGTGATATGATGGGAAAAGTAATGCTTGCTTGCATTATTATGCACAATATGATAGTGGAAGACGAGCGGCATACTTACCTAAATTACTGTGATCCAACAGAATTTATGGAAGTTAGAAGGTTCAATAGCCAAAGTGAAGATGTTGAAGCTAATGATGAtcctaattttgaattttccaCGGAACGGATTGCAAGTCTAGCAAGCTATATGAGGAATAGGACACAACTTCGTAACAGGGAAGCTCACAATGCTCTAAAAAATGACTTGATCGAACACATTTGGCAAAAGTTTGGCGATGATAATTAA
- the LOC131017178 gene encoding probable disease resistance protein At1g58602 isoform X2, which yields MSEALLLSVIQKLDINYGDDTKTKEIIKEQMERVIKDMREIVDIVRDKKLEEGRSLNFLVSDLVDMADDALDLCKQHVTYYRDYESIHSWIGEIKKQMLKLGDNGVETESNIRSSENVDAVGLEEDVQMLLRKRIIGGEDDLKTILIKGMCGSGKTTLAREIYNHATVIERFEHRAWVSNSTYFTLKELLFKLIQQVDPQNLHTSSLLENMDNRRLRDMLCQHLQGTRYFIVLDDMPKQMHLESFLEALPDEDNRSRLLLTSHTIHKDIDVDNEDVHEMKFLDSEKSWQLFLKTINHGNKLTGEHKFPKSLEHMGKQMLRKCDGLPLAIKEVGKQLAEKKVSTGKEWEQLLESVDFGSTLKLLEPFYHKLDPKLDSCFMYMSFFKQSTTLREEKLREIWVAGGVVSTSNYKSYLDGLINESVIQVQDKRTAYRMNALLHMLSIQKAEEKLGLEILRNNENNLPPQSPRHHRVIICSRDKFNYSTDQDKHLVSLFFHGGGYLDTSPSYWKSFEQLKILDFEDFGLKILPESIGTLIELRYLGLRNNYIQELPDSLGCLKKLEVFDIAQNFMVEVPDIVWELCSLRHFYLSNLICRKPLKIDTLPNLETLTYVSVDNWTYELSISNMSTSLKKLGIQELDENSDVSKLFVSLAMVESLKHLILRGYRFRSMPCLDELGIIKRLDTLKLDGLLVRLPRSFPRYLKSLTLVNSCLDEDPMPLLGKLSNLKYLKLRNAYTGQQMVILHSGFPRLKVLFIEELWNLRNVQCGKGAMRWLQRLEIHDCPDLDTLPEEIVSFKFLKEIKMVTTKIIAAKIKNSDLISEIMIVNLNP from the exons ATGTCGGAGGCTCTCCTCTTATCGGTGATACAGAAGCTAGACATTAATTATGGAGATGACACGAAAACAAAGGAGATTATAAAAGAGCAAATGGAAAGGGTAATTAAAGATATGAGAGAGATTGTGGATATTGTGAGGGATAAGAAATTGGAAGAGGGGAGAAGCCTAAATTTTTTGGTATCTGACCTTGTCGACATGGCTGACGATGCTCTCGACCTTTGCAAACAACACGTAACATATTATAGAGACTATGAGTCCATCCATAGTTGGATCGGGGAGATCAAAAAGCAGATGCTTAAACTGGGAGATAATGGGGTGGAGACAGAGTCCAACATCAGATCATCAGAAAATGTTGATGCGGTGGGCTTGGAGGAAGATGTGCAAATGCTGCTTCGCAAAAGGATTATTGGTGGGGAAGATGACCTGAAGACTATTCTTATCAAAGGGATGTGTGGTAGTGGAAAGACAACTCTTGCCAGAGAGATATACAATCATGCAACCGTCATTGAGCGATTCGAGCATCGTGCTTGGGTATCTAATTCTACTTACTTCACTCTTAAAGAGCTACTTTTCAAACTAATACAACAGGTAGATCCTCAGAATCTCCATACATCTTCCTTATTGGAGAATATGGACAATCGAAGGCTTCGAGATATGCTTTGTCAACACCTGCAAGGAACGCGATATTTTATAGTTCTCGATGACATGCCCAAACAAATGCACTTGGAGTctttcttggaagctcttccaGATGAAG ACAATAGAAGTAGATTGCTCCTCACAAGTCACACGATCCATAAGGACATAGACGTAGACAACGAAGATGTTCATGAGATGAAATTTTTGGATTCTGAGAAGAGCTGGCAATTGTTCTTGAAAACAATAAACCATGGCAATAAATTGACGGGTGAACACAAATTCCCAAAGTCCTTGGAGCATATGGGAAAACAAATGTTGAGAAAATGTGACGGTCTGCCATTAGCTATAAAAGAGGTGGGAAAGCAGTTAGCAGAAAAGAAAGTCTCAACGGGGAAAGAATGGGAGCAACTTCTTGAATCAGTTGATTTTGGTTCAACACTGAAGTTATTGGAACCATTTTATCATAAATTGGATCCCAAACTGGATTCATGTTTCATGTATATGTCCTTCTTTAAGCAAAGTACAACTTTGAGGGAGGAAAAATTGAGAGAGATTTGGGTTGCTGGAGGAGTGGTTTCAACATCTAACTATAAATCATATTTAGATGGTTTAATCAATGAATCTGTTATTCAAGTCCAGGACAAGCGCACGGCGTATCGCATGAATGCTCTGCTACACATGCTATCCATCCAAAAAGCTGAGGAGAAACTAGGTTTGGAGATCCTAAGGAACAATGAAAATAATCTTCCTCCTCAGAGTCCTCGTCATCATCGTGTTATCATTTGTAGCAGAGACAAGTTCAACTACTCCACGGATCAAGATAAACATCttgtttctctcttcttccatggaGGTGGCTACTTGGACACTAGTCCGTCTTATTGGAAGAGCTTTGAACAACTTAAGATACTTGACTTTGAAGATTTTGGGTTGAAGATTTTACCGGAAAGTATTGGCACATTGATTGAATTACGATACTTGGGATTGAGAAACAATTACATACAAGAGCTCCCAGACTCGTTGGGGTGCTTGAAAAAGCTTGAGGTTTTTGACATAGCTCAAAACTTTATGGTGGAGGTGCCAGATATTGTATGGGAATTGTGTAGCCTTCGCCACTTCTACTTATCTAATTTGATTTGCAGGAAGCCTTTGAAGATAGACACGCTACCTAACCTGGAGACCTTAACCTACGTCTCGGTTGATAATTGGACATATGAGCTCTCGATCTCAAATATGTCTACTTCTCTTAAGAAATTGGGCATACAAGAATTGGATGAAAACTCAGATGTAAGCAAGCTCTTTGTGTCATTGGCTATGGTGGAGAGTCTTAAACACCTAATCTTAAGAGGGTATCGTTTCAGAAGCATGCCTTGTTTGGACGAGCTTGGTATTATAAAGAGGCTCGATACACTCAAATTGGATGGACTCCTTGTTAGGCTTCCAAGAAGTTTCCCTCGATATCTTAAATCATTGACGTTGGTTAATAGTTGTCTTGATGAAGATCCCATGCCACTACTAGGAAAGTTGTCCAATCTAAAATACCTCAAATTGCGGAACGCATACACTGGTCAACAAATGGTGATCTTGCACAGCGGCTTCCCTCGTCTCAAAGTCTTGTTCATCGAAGAGTTGTGGAATCTGAGAAATGTACAATGTGGAAAAGGTGCAATGCGTTGGCTCCAGAGATTAGAAATCCACGATTGTCCAGATCTGGATACCCTCCCGGAAGAGATTGTGTCGTTCAAATTTTTGAAGGAGATAAAGATGGTGACAACCAAAATCATTGCAGCAAAGATCAAGAATTCTGACTTAATCTCCGAAATAATGATTGTGAATCTCAATCCATGA
- the LOC131017176 gene encoding putative disease resistance RPP13-like protein 3 isoform X1 — MDIDVRDEDVHEMKPLDSNKSWQLFLKTINHGNKLTGDHKFPMNLEHMGKQMLRKCGGLPLAIKEVGKQLAEKKVSGGSEWEQLLESVDFGSTLKLLEPFYQKLDPQLESCFLYMSLFKESTTLRAGRLREIWHAAGVVSRSNYEPYINGLIDESFIEVGDKGTEYHMNPLLHMLSILKAEEKLGFEILRKNGNNRPSESPRHHRVIICSRDKFNYSTDQDKHLVSLFFHGGGYIDTSSSYWKSFELLKILDLEDFGLKILPESIDKLMELRYLGSRNNYIKELP, encoded by the coding sequence ATGGACATAGATGTACGTGATGAAGATGTTCATGAGATGAAACCTTTGGATTCTAATAAGAGCTGGCAGTTGTTTTTGAAAACAATAAACCATGGCAATAAATTGACGGGTGACCACAAATTCCCAATGAACTTGGAGCATATGGGAAAACAGATGTTGAGAAAATGTGGCGGTCTGCCATTAGCTATAAAAGAGGTGGGAAAGCAGTTAGCAGAAAAGAAAGTCTCAGGAGGGAGTGAATGGGAACAACTTCTTGAATCAGTTGATTTTGGTTCAACATTGAAGTTATTGGAaccattttatcaaaaattggATCCCCAATTGGAGTCATGTTTCCTGTATATGTCCTTGTTTAAGGAAAGTACAACTTTGAGGGCGGGAAGGTTGAGAGAGATTTGGCATGCAGCAGGAGTGGTTTCAAGATCTAACTATGAACCATATATAAATGGTTTAATcgatgaatcttttatcgaagTCGGGGACAAGGGCACGGAGTATCACATGAATCCTCTGCTACACATGCTATCCATCCTAAAAGCAGAGGAGAAACTAGGTTTTGAGATCCTAAGGAAAAATGGAAATAATCGACCATCTGAGAGTCCTCGTCATCATCGTGTTATCATTTGTAGCAGAGACAAGTTCAACTACTCCACAGATCAAGATAAACATCTTGTTTCCCTCTTCTTCCATGGAGGTGGCTACATCGACACTAGTTCGTCTTATTGGAAGAGCTTTGAACTGCTTAAGATACTTGACTTGGAAGATTTTGGGTTGAAGATTTTACCGGAGAGTATCGACAAATTGATGGAATTAAGATACTTGGGGTCTAGAAATAATTACATAAAAGAGCTTCCATAG